One cyanobiont of Ornithocercus magnificus DNA segment encodes these proteins:
- a CDS encoding photosystem I reaction center subunit II, protein MTAIELSGQLPQFIGSTGGLLNAAETEEKYAITWSSKISQPFELPTGGAAVMHEGNNLMYFARKEQCLALGTQLRTKFKPRIEDFKIYRVYPGGDTEFLHPKDGVFSEKVNEGRPMVGHNSRRIGTNPNPASLKFSGRGTFEV, encoded by the coding sequence ATGACAGCGATTGAGTTAAGCGGTCAGTTACCCCAGTTCATTGGGAGCACAGGTGGACTCCTAAATGCCGCTGAGACCGAGGAAAAATACGCGATCACCTGGTCCAGCAAAATCTCGCAGCCTTTTGAACTCCCCACTGGTGGTGCCGCAGTAATGCATGAGGGAAATAATCTTATGTACTTTGCCCGCAAAGAGCAGTGCTTAGCCCTTGGTACACAACTACGGACTAAGTTTAAGCCCCGGATTGAGGACTTTAAAATCTATAGGGTTTATCCTGGAGGTGACACCGAATTCTTGCATCCTAAGGATGGCGTCTTCTCCGAAAAAGTGAATGAAGGTCGTCCTATGGTTGGTCATAATTCTCGTCGAATAGGCACTAACCCTAATCCTGCATCTCTAAAGTTCAGCGGGCGCGGTACCTTTGAAGTCTGA
- a CDS encoding anthranilate synthase, protein MLRPNRTAFYEAVSSGAKFIPVACSWPADLETPLTIWLKIAADYPSGVLLESVTGGETLGRWSVVACNPLCTFSARGNELTRRWRNGEEDHFQGNPLDGLRRWLSPLRPSTLPGLPPLGQLYGVWGYELIQWIEPNVPVHKQSSRELPDGIWMLMDSVVIFDQVKRLITVVAYGDLSRYSSASAAWNNAYARISELQCRIANPLPLLKTTFQWNPHELSQLDTNSNRSRDDFEACVERARKHIAAGDIFQLVISQRLETKVSHDPLSLYRSLRMVNPSPYMAFFDFGDWQLIGSSPEVMVKAEPVLGGTRASLRPIAGTRPRGQSLQEDNKLEVELLADPKERAEHVMLVDLGRNDLGRVCIPGSISVRELMVTERYSHVIHIVSDVEGLLKPECDVWDLLVATFPAGTVSGAPKIRAMQLIYALEPDARGPYSGIYGSIDLTGALNTAITIRSMVVRPDASGQYCVQVQAGAGIVADSVAGAEYKETLNKARGMLVALACLTKPGP, encoded by the coding sequence ATGTTGCGACCCAACCGCACTGCCTTTTATGAGGCCGTCTCTAGTGGTGCCAAATTCATCCCTGTGGCATGTAGCTGGCCTGCTGATCTTGAAACCCCACTCACGATCTGGCTGAAGATAGCAGCGGATTATCCTTCTGGCGTTCTATTGGAATCGGTAACGGGCGGTGAGACCCTTGGACGCTGGAGCGTAGTTGCCTGTAACCCACTCTGTACTTTTTCTGCGCGTGGTAATGAGCTAACGCGTCGCTGGCGCAATGGCGAAGAAGACCACTTTCAAGGGAATCCGCTTGATGGCTTGCGTCGCTGGCTATCACCACTGCGGCCCTCTACGCTCCCAGGTTTGCCACCGCTGGGGCAGCTCTACGGAGTTTGGGGTTATGAACTAATACAGTGGATTGAGCCCAACGTACCGGTACACAAGCAATCAAGCAGAGAGCTCCCTGACGGGATCTGGATGTTGATGGATAGTGTAGTGATCTTTGATCAGGTGAAGCGCCTGATCACAGTAGTGGCTTATGGTGATCTCTCGCGCTATAGCTCCGCCAGCGCAGCTTGGAATAATGCATACGCCCGCATCTCGGAATTGCAGTGCCGGATAGCTAATCCGCTACCGTTGCTAAAAACAACATTCCAATGGAACCCTCATGAATTGTCCCAGCTAGATACCAACAGTAACCGCAGTCGCGATGATTTTGAGGCTTGTGTGGAGAGGGCTCGGAAACACATTGCTGCTGGTGACATTTTTCAGCTCGTGATCAGTCAACGTTTGGAGACCAAAGTTTCGCATGATCCATTGAGTCTTTACCGGAGTCTAAGGATGGTGAATCCTTCTCCCTACATGGCTTTCTTCGACTTTGGAGACTGGCAGTTAATCGGTTCCAGCCCAGAAGTTATGGTTAAAGCTGAGCCAGTCTTAGGAGGTACCCGCGCAAGTCTCAGGCCCATCGCTGGAACGCGCCCACGTGGACAGTCATTGCAAGAGGATAACAAATTAGAGGTCGAACTACTTGCTGATCCTAAAGAGAGAGCTGAGCATGTGATGCTCGTAGATCTGGGCCGCAACGACCTGGGTCGTGTCTGTATTCCTGGCAGCATCTCTGTGCGAGAGCTGATGGTGACTGAGCGCTACTCCCATGTGATTCACATTGTGAGCGATGTTGAGGGCTTGCTGAAGCCTGAGTGCGACGTCTGGGATTTGCTAGTGGCAACATTTCCCGCAGGGACAGTTAGTGGTGCCCCCAAAATCCGTGCTATGCAGCTGATCTACGCTCTGGAACCTGATGCCCGCGGTCCCTACTCTGGTATATACGGATCCATTGACTTGACTGGTGCCCTCAACACCGCAATCACGATCCGGAGCATGGTGGTACGCCCTGATGCTAGTGGTCAATATTGTGTGCAAGTTCAGGCTGGAGCAGGAATCGTTGCTGACTCAGTTGCTGGAGCAGAGTACAAGGAAACCTTAAACAAGGCTCGTGGCATGCTCGTCGCTTTGGCCTGTCTTACCAAGCCTGGGCCATGA
- a CDS encoding MRP family ATP-binding protein — MATAEQARIALEKVKDSGSGKSILALGWVDQVRVKPPRAVFRMSLPSFAYSQKERLAREAREQLLSLKGIKEVQIELGQPAGSIGNAGHGDTAPPTRQPVEGIRHVVAVSSGKGGVGKSTVAVNLACGLARRNLHVGLLDADIYGPNIPTMLGVENHTPIVRGSGTEQRIVPIDSYSIKMVSMGLLIENHQPVIWRGPMLNGIIRQFLYQVDWGHQDVLVVDLPPGTGDAQLSLAQAVPMSGVIIVTTPQTVSLQDARRGLAMFRQMGVNILGIVENMTAFIPPDLPERRYEIFGSGGGARLASEADSQLLAQIPLEMSVLKGSDQGAPIVCSSPESASASAFINLADQIHSQLQSLTC, encoded by the coding sequence ATGGCCACCGCCGAGCAGGCACGCATTGCATTAGAGAAAGTAAAGGACTCCGGAAGTGGCAAGTCTATTCTTGCACTAGGGTGGGTAGATCAAGTTCGTGTTAAGCCTCCTCGTGCTGTCTTTCGGATGAGCTTGCCGAGCTTCGCATATTCCCAAAAAGAGCGACTGGCACGCGAGGCGCGAGAGCAACTACTCAGTCTTAAGGGAATTAAGGAGGTGCAAATTGAGCTGGGGCAGCCAGCTGGCAGTATTGGAAATGCAGGACATGGCGACACAGCACCGCCAACACGGCAACCAGTTGAAGGCATCCGTCATGTAGTTGCTGTCAGCAGTGGAAAAGGAGGTGTTGGCAAAAGCACAGTTGCTGTTAACCTTGCCTGTGGACTAGCTCGCCGCAATCTCCATGTGGGTTTGCTGGATGCAGACATATATGGCCCCAACATTCCCACTATGCTTGGAGTTGAGAACCACACCCCAATTGTACGTGGTAGTGGGACAGAACAACGCATCGTTCCTATAGATAGCTATAGCATCAAGATGGTGTCGATGGGCTTATTAATTGAAAACCACCAGCCAGTTATTTGGCGTGGGCCAATGCTCAATGGCATTATCCGCCAATTTTTATACCAGGTAGATTGGGGCCACCAAGATGTTCTAGTAGTAGATTTACCGCCTGGAACGGGTGATGCTCAGCTCTCACTTGCCCAGGCAGTTCCAATGTCCGGAGTGATAATCGTGACGACACCCCAAACAGTATCTTTACAGGATGCTCGTCGCGGCCTTGCCATGTTCCGCCAGATGGGTGTGAACATATTGGGCATTGTTGAGAACATGACTGCCTTTATCCCACCAGACCTACCAGAAAGACGCTATGAAATTTTTGGTAGTGGTGGAGGTGCCCGCCTCGCTAGCGAGGCGGATAGCCAACTCTTGGCACAGATTCCCCTAGAGATGTCAGTACTTAAGGGCAGTGACCAAGGTGCACCTATTGTTTGCAGCAGCCCTGAATCAGCCAGCGCTAGCGCTTTTATCAACTTGGCAGACCAAATACACAGTCAGCTTCAATCTCTAACTTGCTAA
- a CDS encoding rod shape-determining protein RodA — MHWWRNAEPILWIIPIGLVGVAGILIASTQRQADYADWYDHWITAFAGMIAATVIARVPLRRLRPLLIPFYSLTVSSLVVVRLTGATALGAQRWIDIGGVHIQPSEFAKLTAILLVAAVLDRHPIERPVDLIRPIGIITVPWILVFIQPDLGTSLVFGALVITMLYWSGMPIEWVLLLLSPLIAALLTGLCPLGLLVWVPIIITLVYRSFPWQRTAAALLTLAIQGLSVIMTPWLWLYVLKDYQRERLTLFLDPSKDPLGGGYHLLQSTVVIGSGGLFGTGLLQGQLTKLRFIPEQHTDFIFSALGEETGFLGTIIVVFGFTLLMARLLQIANCAQTDFESLVVIGVATMMMFQVVVNIFMTIGLGPITGIPLPFMSYGRSALLANFLALGLCLSAARRSLAAL, encoded by the coding sequence ATGCATTGGTGGCGTAACGCTGAACCAATACTCTGGATAATCCCTATTGGCTTAGTTGGAGTTGCCGGCATATTGATAGCTAGTACACAAAGGCAAGCTGACTACGCTGATTGGTATGACCATTGGATTACTGCATTTGCTGGTATGATTGCGGCAACTGTGATTGCCCGTGTTCCTCTCCGGCGTCTGCGACCGCTGCTCATTCCCTTCTATAGCTTAACCGTATCGAGTCTTGTAGTTGTCCGCCTTACTGGGGCTACAGCCCTCGGTGCCCAGCGCTGGATTGATATCGGTGGGGTCCATATTCAACCCTCTGAGTTTGCCAAACTCACGGCAATTTTGCTAGTAGCTGCAGTTCTTGATCGCCATCCTATCGAGCGGCCAGTTGATCTGATCCGACCCATTGGCATAATCACTGTTCCTTGGATTCTGGTGTTTATCCAGCCTGACCTAGGCACATCGCTTGTGTTCGGTGCTCTTGTCATAACTATGCTCTATTGGTCTGGTATGCCTATTGAGTGGGTACTGCTGCTACTGTCTCCCTTGATAGCTGCCTTGCTAACAGGTCTTTGCCCACTAGGCCTACTGGTATGGGTCCCCATAATTATCACGCTAGTTTATCGATCTTTCCCTTGGCAACGTACGGCTGCAGCATTGTTGACATTAGCAATCCAAGGGCTCAGTGTCATAATGACCCCTTGGCTCTGGCTATATGTCCTTAAGGATTACCAGAGGGAAAGGCTCACGCTGTTCCTTGATCCTTCAAAAGATCCTCTTGGGGGCGGCTATCATCTTCTCCAAAGTACTGTTGTAATTGGCTCAGGTGGTCTCTTTGGAACTGGCCTGCTCCAAGGCCAGTTAACCAAGCTGCGCTTTATCCCTGAGCAGCATACTGATTTCATCTTCAGTGCGCTTGGCGAGGAGACTGGTTTCCTCGGCACGATAATTGTAGTTTTTGGCTTCACTTTACTTATGGCGCGCTTACTACAAATTGCCAACTGCGCGCAGACAGACTTTGAATCTCTGGTGGTGATAGGTGTAGCCACAATGATGATGTTCCAAGTGGTCGTGAATATCTTCATGACTATTGGCCTTGGACCAATAACCGGTATCCCTCTACCGTTTATGAGCTATGGCCGCTCCGCTCTACTTGCAAATTTCTTGGCCTTGGGACTTTGTCTCTCAGCTGCACGTCGTAGCCTGGCAGCGTTGTGA
- a CDS encoding sensor histidine kinase — protein sequence MNVPVLLTAIQSRLAEGAPVGRLDDATARRQWWAALDTLQYDILLEEEPRNGLWLAAPLPALYEPELLSRLHGWVWSPQQMSLALHASKGLLLPGQSSIRTGFTQLPLRAEDGQDPLLMIITPNLQVALALQGPSNQRRLLVRSDPETIGDLLTLIDRRLEHENHVLASELRQKLRELGPLDSSSDLGERLWPRLAERLAGMAPSMILSVLPPRLTREVSPDPAPELNLLEALTHEIRTPLATIRTLIRSLLRRHDLPEVVTRRLQQIDAECTEQIDRFGLIFHAAELERTPDGRAPLACTDLRTMIECLEPGWRQLLERRGLELVTQISPGLPPVLSDPGRLESMLGGLIDRSSRNLLEGGRLLLLLSPAGHRLKLQILVQEPSETCRNSRASEPTAELGPVLSWNPSTGSLQLSQGATQRLLASLGGRLTSQRDPGLTVFFPVAEQ from the coding sequence GTGAATGTTCCCGTCTTGCTGACGGCGATTCAGAGCCGACTTGCGGAGGGTGCCCCGGTTGGCCGACTTGACGATGCAACTGCACGTCGTCAGTGGTGGGCAGCCCTCGACACACTTCAGTACGATATCTTGCTTGAAGAAGAGCCTCGTAACGGGCTGTGGCTAGCAGCTCCTCTGCCGGCACTCTATGAACCTGAGCTACTAAGCCGCCTGCATGGCTGGGTTTGGTCACCGCAGCAGATGTCGCTTGCCTTACATGCCAGCAAGGGTCTACTACTACCGGGTCAGAGCAGCATTAGGACTGGGTTCACGCAATTGCCGTTGCGTGCTGAGGATGGTCAAGATCCGTTGTTAATGATCATAACTCCTAATCTCCAGGTAGCTTTAGCTTTACAAGGTCCTTCTAACCAGCGTCGTCTTCTCGTCCGCAGCGATCCAGAGACGATCGGAGATCTACTGACATTGATCGATCGTAGACTCGAGCATGAGAACCATGTTCTAGCGAGTGAACTTCGTCAGAAGCTTAGGGAACTGGGACCTCTTGACAGCAGTAGTGATCTAGGAGAGCGACTTTGGCCTCGCCTAGCTGAGCGCTTAGCAGGAATGGCCCCAAGTATGATATTGAGTGTCTTACCGCCAAGACTAACTAGAGAAGTTAGCCCGGATCCTGCTCCAGAACTAAACTTGCTTGAGGCATTAACCCACGAGATCCGCACACCGCTGGCCACTATACGCACACTAATTCGTTCCCTACTACGCCGTCACGATCTACCAGAGGTTGTCACAAGAAGATTACAGCAGATTGATGCAGAATGCACCGAGCAGATAGATCGTTTCGGACTGATTTTTCACGCTGCAGAGCTAGAACGTACTCCCGATGGTAGAGCGCCACTCGCTTGCACAGATCTTCGGACTATGATCGAGTGTCTTGAACCGGGCTGGCGCCAGCTACTAGAGCGACGCGGACTTGAGTTAGTTACACAGATTTCTCCGGGCCTGCCACCAGTGCTGAGTGACCCTGGTCGTCTTGAATCAATGCTCGGAGGCTTGATTGATCGCAGCAGCCGCAACTTGCTTGAAGGGGGTCGCCTGTTGCTGCTACTGAGCCCAGCAGGACACCGTCTCAAGCTTCAGATATTAGTGCAAGAGCCCTCAGAGACTTGTAGGAACTCCCGTGCGAGCGAGCCTACAGCAGAGCTTGGACCAGTGCTGAGTTGGAATCCAAGCACTGGTAGTCTACAGCTAAGCCAAGGTGCCACGCAGCGTTTACTAGCTAGCTTAGGAGGACGCCTAACGAGTCAACGTGATCCAGGTTTGACAGTGTTTTTCCCGGTTGCTGAGCAATAA
- a CDS encoding GNAT family acetyltransferase, which produces MVVMTAPDPTLLNKLLSDCGESIYSVERLSLALERSLWTLSVVSKEDTAIAGFVRATSDRALNANLWNLTARPGPDRDQLIRVIVYRSLALLRRDVPGCSISVSAAPYCLEALRDQGFIIDPSGIRVMGLSLTS; this is translated from the coding sequence ATGGTTGTTATGACAGCGCCAGACCCAACATTGTTGAATAAACTGCTCAGTGATTGTGGTGAGTCAATTTATTCTGTTGAACGCCTATCTCTAGCACTTGAGCGTAGCCTGTGGACACTTAGCGTTGTTAGCAAAGAGGATACAGCCATAGCTGGGTTTGTACGAGCCACAAGTGACCGGGCCCTCAATGCAAATCTCTGGAACCTCACTGCTCGCCCGGGGCCTGATCGCGACCAATTAATTCGTGTTATAGTCTATCGCTCCTTAGCGCTCCTGCGCCGGGATGTGCCCGGATGTAGTATTTCAGTTTCAGCAGCCCCTTACTGCTTAGAGGCACTACGGGACCAGGGTTTTATAATCGATCCAAGCGGAATCCGTGTAATGGGACTAAGCCTAACATCTTAG
- a CDS encoding adenosylmethionine decarboxylase: MEQILSCLHPNPGWQQHNNLSNARVGGEMQASPSDMVGKHCILDLYDCDARKLDDEAFLKTTIAAAARSAGATLISLIAHRFEPQGVTGLALLAESHISIHTWPESCYAAVDVFTCGDHTVPEEACEVLRQELVAGSHTIRSFLRKTPITVVNARRKPVTRLI, from the coding sequence ATGGAGCAGATTCTGTCTTGCCTACATCCCAACCCAGGATGGCAGCAGCATAACAATCTCTCAAACGCTAGGGTTGGCGGCGAAATGCAGGCAAGCCCCAGTGATATGGTGGGCAAGCACTGTATTCTTGACCTCTACGACTGTGATGCCAGAAAACTCGATGATGAAGCCTTTCTGAAAACCACTATCGCAGCTGCGGCAAGATCTGCTGGCGCTACTTTGATAAGTCTTATTGCCCATCGATTTGAGCCCCAGGGTGTAACTGGTCTTGCACTTCTTGCAGAATCCCATATCTCGATTCATACATGGCCTGAGAGCTGCTATGCAGCTGTCGACGTCTTTACCTGCGGTGATCACACTGTGCCGGAAGAGGCTTGTGAGGTATTAAGACAGGAGCTAGTAGCTGGTAGCCACACTATTAGGAGTTTTCTGCGTAAGACACCGATTACCGTTGTCAATGCTAGGCGTAAGCCTGTAACTCGGTTGATCTAA
- a CDS encoding phosphoenolpyruvate carboxylase, giving the protein MIMGTDWSLRPEMLQPYATPECGDKLREDTAQGPDRLLRQHLKLVEDLWKSVLCSECPPEQVERLLRLKQLSDPIALEGAGGKSTSQAVVLLIQKMDLAEAITAARAFSLYFQLINILEQRIEEDSYLASMSLVQEPFNSGALDPFAPPLASQTDPATFRQLFERLRRLNVPPAQLESLLQELDIRLVFTAHPTEIVRHTVRHKQRQVASLLQQLQLLGGGTKDRDAESLRQHLEEEIRLWWRTDELHQFKPTVLDEVDYALHYFQQVLFDAMPQLRRRVTSALAYTYPDVRFPQEAFSTFGSWVGADRDGNPSVTPEITWRTACYQRKLMLERYISAVRSLRNQLSISMQWSQVGAPLLESLEMDRLHFSEVYEKRATRYRLEPYRLKLSYVLERLRLTQLRNEELAEVGWLTPIEELGAAPRPGTTVDVRHYRSVAEFRGDLELIHNSLVSTSLSCEQLDTLLAQVHIFGFSLASLDIRQESSRHSDALDEITRYLELPCAYGDMKEDERVRWLLDELSTRRPLIPTAINWSAATFETVAVFRMLHRLQKEFGRRICHTYVISMSHTMSDLLEVLLLAKEVGLVNPTSKSADLLVVPLFETVEDLQRAPAVMEELFRTPLYNGLLPRVGERHQPLQELMLGYSDSNKDSGFLSSNWEIHQAQIALQGLANREGVVLRLFHGRGGSVGRGGGPAYQAILAQPSGTIQGRIKITEQGEVLASKYSLPELALYNLETVTTAVIQNSLMTNQLDAMPSWNKLMARLAAHSRQHYRKLVYDNPDLVAFFQEVTPIEEISKLQISSRPARRRRGTKDLSSLRAIPWVFGWTQSRFLLPSWFGVGTALAAEVEADANQIDLLRRLHQRWPFFRMLISKVEMTLSKVDLELSRHYVVSLGAPEHREAFDRIFTVIAEEYSLTRRLVLNITGQPRLLAADPGLQLSVDLRNRTIVPLGFLQVALLRRLRDQSRQPPMSEIPGQYGGDNHTYSRSELLRGALLTINGIAAGMRNTG; this is encoded by the coding sequence ATGATCATGGGCACTGACTGGTCTCTCCGCCCTGAGATGCTGCAGCCCTACGCTACACCTGAGTGCGGTGACAAACTAAGGGAGGATACAGCGCAGGGCCCAGACCGCCTATTGCGGCAACATCTCAAATTAGTCGAGGACCTCTGGAAATCTGTACTCTGCAGTGAGTGCCCACCTGAGCAAGTTGAGCGACTCCTGCGTCTGAAGCAGCTAAGCGATCCGATAGCCCTTGAGGGAGCTGGTGGTAAAAGCACCAGTCAGGCAGTCGTATTGCTGATCCAGAAGATGGACTTAGCAGAGGCGATCACAGCAGCACGTGCCTTCTCACTTTACTTTCAGCTCATCAACATTCTAGAGCAGCGCATTGAAGAGGATAGTTATCTAGCAAGTATGAGCTTAGTGCAAGAACCATTTAACAGTGGCGCTCTAGATCCATTTGCTCCGCCTCTGGCTAGCCAAACTGATCCTGCTACCTTCCGTCAGCTTTTTGAGCGACTGAGACGCCTAAATGTTCCTCCAGCCCAGTTAGAAAGCCTACTGCAAGAACTTGATATCCGGCTAGTCTTCACTGCTCACCCAACTGAGATTGTCAGGCACACAGTTCGGCATAAGCAACGTCAGGTTGCCAGTTTGCTACAACAGCTACAACTGCTTGGCGGAGGAACAAAGGATAGAGATGCAGAATCTCTACGCCAGCATCTCGAAGAGGAGATCCGCCTCTGGTGGCGCACTGACGAGTTACATCAGTTCAAGCCGACGGTGCTAGATGAGGTCGACTATGCACTTCACTACTTTCAGCAGGTTCTTTTCGACGCAATGCCACAGCTGCGGCGGCGTGTCACCTCAGCCTTGGCATATACATACCCTGATGTGCGCTTTCCTCAAGAGGCCTTCTCAACCTTTGGCTCTTGGGTCGGTGCTGATCGTGACGGCAATCCATCGGTAACTCCTGAAATCACCTGGCGCACTGCGTGCTACCAGCGCAAACTCATGCTGGAGCGCTATATCAGCGCTGTGCGTAGTTTGCGCAATCAGCTCAGTATCTCTATGCAGTGGAGCCAGGTAGGTGCCCCGCTACTGGAGTCACTGGAGATGGACCGCCTACACTTTTCGGAAGTGTATGAGAAGCGTGCAACGCGCTATAGGCTTGAGCCGTACCGACTCAAGCTCAGTTACGTGCTAGAGCGCTTACGACTAACGCAGCTCCGAAACGAAGAGTTAGCGGAGGTTGGCTGGCTAACACCTATAGAAGAGCTTGGCGCAGCTCCAAGGCCTGGTACAACTGTTGATGTCCGCCATTACCGCTCAGTAGCTGAGTTTCGCGGTGATCTTGAACTAATTCATAATAGCTTAGTTAGTACAAGTCTGAGTTGTGAGCAGTTAGATACGCTACTTGCACAAGTACACATATTTGGGTTCTCGCTCGCCAGCCTTGATATTCGACAGGAAAGCAGCCGCCATAGCGATGCTCTTGATGAAATCACCCGCTACCTAGAGTTGCCTTGTGCTTATGGCGACATGAAAGAGGATGAACGTGTCCGCTGGCTCCTTGACGAGTTGAGTACACGACGTCCCTTAATTCCAACAGCTATTAACTGGTCTGCGGCCACATTTGAGACCGTGGCAGTGTTCCGTATGCTGCATCGGCTACAGAAAGAGTTTGGCCGGCGCATCTGCCACACCTATGTGATCTCGATGAGCCACACGATGTCCGACCTTCTTGAAGTACTGCTACTAGCTAAAGAAGTTGGACTCGTTAACCCAACTTCCAAATCTGCCGATCTTCTAGTAGTACCGCTCTTTGAGACTGTAGAGGATTTGCAAAGAGCCCCAGCTGTGATGGAGGAGCTGTTCCGCACCCCTCTCTACAATGGTCTTCTACCCCGCGTAGGAGAGCGACACCAACCGTTGCAAGAACTGATGTTAGGTTACTCTGATAGTAATAAGGATTCAGGTTTTCTCTCAAGCAACTGGGAGATTCACCAAGCCCAGATTGCCCTGCAAGGTCTCGCTAACCGTGAGGGAGTTGTACTACGCCTATTTCATGGGCGTGGCGGTTCTGTGGGGCGTGGCGGTGGACCCGCTTATCAAGCTATTCTTGCCCAGCCAAGCGGAACTATCCAGGGCCGAATCAAAATTACTGAGCAAGGAGAGGTACTGGCCTCAAAGTATAGTCTGCCCGAGTTAGCACTATATAATCTCGAGACAGTAACTACTGCTGTAATTCAAAACAGTCTCATGACAAATCAGCTAGATGCCATGCCTAGCTGGAATAAACTAATGGCTCGCTTGGCTGCACACTCGAGACAGCACTACCGTAAGCTTGTCTACGATAACCCTGATCTGGTGGCATTCTTTCAGGAAGTGACCCCAATTGAGGAAATCAGTAAGCTCCAAATTTCTAGTAGACCTGCCCGGCGTCGCAGAGGCACCAAGGACCTTTCCAGCCTAAGAGCAATTCCCTGGGTGTTTGGCTGGACCCAAAGTCGTTTTCTGCTTCCAAGTTGGTTCGGCGTGGGTACTGCTCTAGCAGCTGAGGTTGAGGCAGATGCCAACCAGATTGATCTGCTTCGTCGGCTACATCAGAGATGGCCTTTTTTTCGTATGCTCATCTCCAAGGTAGAGATGACGCTTTCTAAAGTTGACTTGGAGCTTTCGCGTCACTATGTAGTAAGCCTAGGCGCACCTGAACATCGTGAGGCATTTGACAGAATCTTTACCGTGATTGCTGAGGAGTACAGCCTTACTCGACGCCTTGTGCTGAATATCACCGGTCAGCCAAGGCTTCTTGCTGCTGATCCAGGTCTCCAGTTGTCAGTAGATCTACGCAACCGCACTATCGTGCCCCTAGGTTTTCTACAGGTAGCGCTTCTACGCCGTCTACGTGATCAGAGCCGACAACCACCTATGAGCGAGATTCCAGGACAATATGGGGGGGACAACCATACCTATAGTCGCAGTGAGCTGCTTCGCGGCGCACTGCTAACGATCAATGGCATCGCTGCAGGCATGCGTAACACCGGCTGA
- a CDS encoding putative glutamate--cysteine ligase, whose protein sequence is MLKGFEVELFTGRSDGSNVGVSELVSRELDGFVTEPDRRNLEFTTAPIASYLPLREELLRPRRVLRRWLTTDGLTLLPGSTLSLGDENCFERSDPSNPYHDLIEAAYGTRVVTASVHINLGITDLSLLFRALRLVRCEAALFLSLSASSPFLGGRICGPHSQRWRQFPLTPPQVPLFLGHEHYCHWVEQQLRTGTMQNIRHLWTSVRPNGPGRPHNLNRLELRICDLVTDPDLLIAITALLELRLLTLDRYPEQLDPLKCSHLNADHLATLSDDNDQAAASHSLDADLRHWRDGQPVRCRDWITSIVEEVTPLASELGLQTLILPLETVLQEGNQAMRWLAAVRSGSGISEVLHEGIKIMEQEENPISEAALG, encoded by the coding sequence ATGTTGAAGGGTTTTGAGGTAGAGCTGTTCACTGGCCGAAGTGACGGCAGCAATGTAGGTGTCTCCGAACTTGTTAGTCGGGAACTTGACGGTTTTGTAACAGAACCCGACCGCCGCAATCTTGAGTTTACGACCGCGCCAATTGCAAGCTACCTTCCATTGCGTGAAGAGTTGCTTAGGCCGCGTCGGGTACTACGGCGCTGGCTGACTACTGACGGCTTGACCCTTCTACCTGGTAGTACGCTCAGTCTTGGAGATGAAAATTGTTTCGAGCGCTCAGACCCTAGTAACCCCTATCATGATTTGATAGAAGCTGCATATGGCACCAGGGTTGTTACAGCTAGTGTCCACATAAATCTTGGCATAACTGATCTAAGCCTGCTATTCCGTGCCCTGCGTCTTGTCCGTTGTGAGGCAGCACTCTTTCTTTCTCTGAGCGCTAGCTCACCATTTCTTGGTGGCCGAATCTGCGGTCCACACTCGCAACGATGGCGACAGTTTCCTCTAACACCTCCTCAAGTGCCCTTGTTCCTGGGACATGAACATTACTGCCATTGGGTCGAGCAACAACTGAGGACAGGAACAATGCAAAATATCCGTCACCTCTGGACATCTGTCCGGCCTAATGGCCCAGGTCGTCCGCATAACCTTAATAGGCTTGAGCTGCGCATTTGTGATCTTGTAACCGACCCTGACCTGCTAATAGCTATAACAGCTCTTTTAGAGTTGCGTTTGCTCACGTTAGATCGCTACCCTGAGCAGCTCGACCCCCTTAAATGTAGTCATCTTAATGCTGACCATCTTGCCACACTGAGTGATGATAATGATCAAGCCGCGGCAAGTCACAGCCTTGATGCAGACTTGCGTCACTGGCGAGACGGTCAGCCAGTTCGCTGCCGAGACTGGATTACCTCCATAGTTGAGGAAGTAACTCCACTGGCCAGCGAGCTTGGACTTCAAACACTGATACTACCACTAGAAACCGTGCTTCAGGAAGGAAACCAAGCAATGCGTTGGCTTGCTGCAGTGAGATCTGGAAGTGGTATCTCCGAAGTACTCCATGAAGGAATCAAAATTATGGAGCAGGAGGAAAACCCTATCAGCGAGGCTGCTTTGGGATGA